The Hyalangium gracile nucleotide sequence CCAGGCCATGCAGCAGGCGCTGCACGGGAGTGCCGAGCAGCCCGGTGCGCTCGAGTACCGGGCGTCATCCGACTCGCTCACGCTGGAGTTCGAGCTGACCAAGCGCAAGGCCCACTCCGCCGTGGGCTTCTGCGAGGGCGTCTGCACGGCGGTGGACCTGGCGCTCTGGGAGCGGCCGGAGTTCCTCCAGTGCGTCTTCTGGGACGAGGAGGGGACCGCGCAGGGCGGCATGCACCTGCTGCTCGTGGAGGAGGGTGGCAAGCGCTACCTCTCGCTGCCGGGCATCAACCCTTCGGTGAAGCTGCTGGCCCGGGTGGAGGCCTCGGTGTTCCTGGATGCGGTGGTGGACTTCGGCTGGCGGCTGGCGCGACGGCTGGGACTCCAGGGCGTGTGGGTGCCCACCTCGCCAGCCATCCACTCGAACCGGCGGGCCATCCATGAGGAGCTCGCGCGCCGCGACTGGACGTTCCGGGGCGGGCAGCTGCACGAGTTCAGCACGGAGCCCTACCGCTACTCCTTCGATCAGGTGCTGGAGGTCCCGGAGAGCTACCTCCCGATGAGTTCTTCCAGCGCGGGGATGTCCAGCCCCGGCAACTCGCGGATAGAGTGACGGGCTCCATGCCAGAGACCGCCATCGAGCCCTCCACGTTGCCGCTGCAGAGTGCCGCTCCCGACGCCAGCGTCCGGCGCTTCACAGAGACCATCGCCACGACGCTGGCTCCCGAGGTCGTCTGGGCGGAGTTCACGCGCGCGCTGACAAACTCGCAGGAGGCCGTGCTCTGGCCCAACGAGGTGTCCACCGTGCGCGCGCTCCAGCCTCCGCTCGCCACGGGGGCGGTGCTGGCCGAACGGATCCAGTACAACGGTGCGGTGGTGCACTACCGCCTGTTGCGCTTCGAGCCCTCGCGCCTGCTGGTGGAGTACGGCTCCCTGCAGGGGCACCCCCTCTCGGGCGGCGCCGTCGTGTCCGTCGAGGGCTCCGAAGGGGCCGCCACCCTGCGGTGGCAGGGCGAGTACCGCGGCTCGGAGGCGCAGCTCGGTCTGCTGGATCGCTTCCGCGCCGCCTTCTTCGGGAAGCTCGCGCTCCAGTTCAAGCAGCTGGAGTCCGCTCAGCGGCGCTGAGCGCCCTTCACGTAGCGCTGGCCTCGGGGCATGCTGTACGGGGTGAGCGGCAGGAGCGCCTGGGGGTTGATGTGCGGCGGATAGGCCGTCGCCTCCGGGTAGGCCCTGCCGTACAGCGGAACCGAGTCCAGCCCCGCCCTGGGCGTCACGACCAGGCCGCGGCTGCGCCGGGTGTTGGCGCCGCGCGGGTTGTGGAACCAGGCCTTCTGTCCGCTGAAGTAGATGGCGGTCCAGTCGCGCTGGCGATCGGCCAGGTAGAACTGCTGGCCCGTGGCGGCCTTGTCCGCCCAGTTGTTCGCGCGCGTGGGGTTGTCGTTGATGAAGGGGTTGGAGATGAGCGGCGCGCTGAAGCTGGGAGCCGTGTACAGGTACACGAAGCTGGAGCCCTGGAGCGGCACGTCCCGGCAGTCCGTGGCGGTGTAGCAGTACGTCATCGGCGGCTGGTTCCTCCGGAAGTTCGGAGAAATCGTCACGACGTTCCGGTTCGCGGTTGCCAGGCTCCTTCGGGATGGCACGCGACGCAGGGTCGCGGCGCTTGGATTTCCGGTTATTCGTCAAATCAAGAATATGCGGAAATCAAGACAGGGCGGCCTGGGGTGAGGCCTTGCTCAGGAGCGTTGCTCGATGAGCTCCACCCGGTAGCCATCCGGGTCCTCGACGAAGGCGATGACCGTGGTGCCGTGCTTCATGGGCCCCGGCTCGCGGACGATCTTCCCGCCGGCCTGGCGGATGGAGTCGCAGGTGGCGCGGATGTCCTGCACGCCCAGGGCGATGTGGCCGTAGGCGTTGCCGAGCTCGTACTTGGAGGTGTCCCAGTTGTGGGTGAGCTCGATGGCGGGGTGGGTGTCCTCGGGGCCGTAGCCCACGAAGGCCAGGGTGAACTTCCCGTCGGGGTAGTCCTTGCGCCGCAGCAGCTTCATTCCGAGCACGCGGGTGTAGAAGTCCAGGGAGCGCTCGAGGTCTCCCACTCGCAGCATGGTGTGCAGGATTCTCATGCCCACGCCTCATAGCCCGGCTGGTGGGCGAGGGGCTGTTGATTCAGCGGGGGAGGGGGGCTCGGCCCGGCCGCTTCGCTAGACAGTCATCTCGTGGCTTGATGAGGTGTCGGGCACCCATCATGTCCTGTCGCTCTCGCTCGCTCGTGCTCCTCTCGCTGGGCGCCCTCCTGGGTGCGCTCCTGGGCTCGGGTCCGGCGTGGGGGCAGGCGGATGCAGGCACGGTCGCTCCGGAGGAGCCGGCCCCGGATGCGGGCACCGGGCGCCAGGAGACGCTCATCACCGACACCACGCGCCACACCGAGGCGCCGCTGGGGCGTGCGTCGAGCACGGTGGATCGCGCGGACCTCGAGCGCCGCCTGCCGCGCTCCGCCCCCGACGCGCTCCGCTGGGAGCCGGGCGTCTTCGTGCAGCAGACGGCTCACGCCCAGGGCTCGGCCTACGTGCGCGGCCTCACGGGGCAGCAGACCCTGGCCCTCTTCGATGGGGTACGGCTCAACACCAGCACCTGGCGCCAGGGGCCCAACCAGTACTTCTTCACCCTCGACTCGCGCTCCCTGGACTCGGTGGAGGTGCTGCGCGGTGGAGCCTCCACGCCCTATGGCTCGGACGCGCTGGGTGGCGTGCTGCTCGCCCATCCCATCGAGCCTCCCACCACGCGCACGCCCTTGCGGCCCACGCTGCAGCTGCGCGGCGCCACCGCGGATCAGGAGCGCGGCGGACGGCTCCAGGTGCAGGGGGCCACCGAGCGGCTCGGCTTCATCGGCGGCGTCGGCGGACGGCGCGTGGGCCTGCTCGAGAGCGGCGGCCTCGTGCTCAACCCCAGCGACGGCAAGCTCCCCGAGGTTCCTCGCTTCGCGCCGGATGAGCGCACCCAGCTGGGCACCGGCTTCGATGAGCTCACCGCCGATGGCCGCCTCGTGTGGCGCTTCTCGGAGCAGGACACGCTCACGGCCGCCGCCTACCTCTATCGCCAGTACGACGCGCCCCGCACGGACCAGTGCGCTCCGCCCTTCTCGCGCTTCGACGAGTGCATGCGGTACGACGAGCAGTTCCGCACGCTCGCGTACGTGGCCTGGGAGCGCACCGGGCCCGAGGGCGTGTCCTCCCGAGCCACCCTCTCGTGGCAGCGCCAGCACGAGCAGCGCATCTTCGACCGGCCTGCCTTCGCGGTGATCGATCGAGGCACGGACGACGTGGACACCTTCGGCACCACCGTGCGCATCACGCCTGCCATCCGCACGCTGGCCGGGCGCCGGCTGCTCCTCACCTTCGGCGGCGACGGCGCGCTGGACCTGGTGAGCTCCTCCGCGCTCACCCGCTTCCTCTCGCTGGGGGCCGAGCTTCAGCGCAGCCGGGGCCAGTACCTGGACGGCTCGCGCTACTTCACCGGCGGCGCCTTCGTGGATGGGGCCTGGCAGGTACACCCCCGCCTCACCGTACGAGCCGGTACGCGGCTGGGCCTGGCGCTGGCCCGTGCCTCCGCGGATCCCGAGTCCGGAACGCAGGCCGTGAACGGCCTGTGGGTGCCCTGGGTGGGCCATGCGGGCGCGGAGTGGCGGGTGACACCTGCACTCACGTTGCTGGCGCACCTGGATCACTCGTTCCGCGCGCCCAACCTGGATGATCTCACCTCGCGGCAGCAGACCGGCCCCGGCTTCCAGTTCGAGAACGCGGAGCTGGGCCCCGAGCGCGCCACCACCCTGGACCTGGGCGCCCGCATGCGCTCCGGGCCGCTGTCCCTGGAGGGCTGGGGCTTCGCCACCCGCATTCACGGCGCCATCATCCGTCGCCCTCGCGACGTGGGGGACTGTCCCCCCTCCACACCCCAGTGCGGCTCGTCGTGGTCGCGCTTCCAGCTCGTCAACGCCGCCTCCGACAGCGTCCTCTACGGGCTGGAGGGCAGCGCGCGCTTGAGGCTCCCGGCCTCGCTCGCGCTCCAGACGGGCGTGGCCTGGGCCTGGGGAGAGAGCCCCAACCCCGCGGAGCCTCCCAGCAATCCGGCCATCCCGTATGCATCGCGCGTCCCCCTGTCCCGCGTGCCGCCGCTCAATGGCACGGCG carries:
- a CDS encoding TonB-dependent receptor translates to MSCRSRSLVLLSLGALLGALLGSGPAWGQADAGTVAPEEPAPDAGTGRQETLITDTTRHTEAPLGRASSTVDRADLERRLPRSAPDALRWEPGVFVQQTAHAQGSAYVRGLTGQQTLALFDGVRLNTSTWRQGPNQYFFTLDSRSLDSVEVLRGGASTPYGSDALGGVLLAHPIEPPTTRTPLRPTLQLRGATADQERGGRLQVQGATERLGFIGGVGGRRVGLLESGGLVLNPSDGKLPEVPRFAPDERTQLGTGFDELTADGRLVWRFSEQDTLTAAAYLYRQYDAPRTDQCAPPFSRFDECMRYDEQFRTLAYVAWERTGPEGVSSRATLSWQRQHEQRIFDRPAFAVIDRGTDDVDTFGTTVRITPAIRTLAGRRLLLTFGGDGALDLVSSSALTRFLSLGAELQRSRGQYLDGSRYFTGGAFVDGAWQVHPRLTVRAGTRLGLALARASADPESGTQAVNGLWVPWVGHAGAEWRVTPALTLLAHLDHSFRAPNLDDLTSRQQTGPGFQFENAELGPERATTLDLGARMRSGPLSLEGWGFATRIHGAIIRRPRDVGDCPPSTPQCGSSWSRFQLVNAASDSVLYGLEGSARLRLPASLALQTGVAWAWGESPNPAEPPSNPAIPYASRVPLSRVPPLNGTAELLWSHPWGFSASAGLRWALMQERLAVADRSDARIPIGGTPGYAVVDLRASWRLGTRLVLAAVLENVTDAAYRSHGSSVNGPGRGVIVSLETTPF
- a CDS encoding SRPBCC family protein, whose translation is MPETAIEPSTLPLQSAAPDASVRRFTETIATTLAPEVVWAEFTRALTNSQEAVLWPNEVSTVRALQPPLATGAVLAERIQYNGAVVHYRLLRFEPSRLLVEYGSLQGHPLSGGAVVSVEGSEGAATLRWQGEYRGSEAQLGLLDRFRAAFFGKLALQFKQLESAQRR
- the gloA gene encoding lactoylglutathione lyase, producing the protein MRILHTMLRVGDLERSLDFYTRVLGMKLLRRKDYPDGKFTLAFVGYGPEDTHPAIELTHNWDTSKYELGNAYGHIALGVQDIRATCDSIRQAGGKIVREPGPMKHGTTVIAFVEDPDGYRVELIEQRS